The genomic region CAAATCGAAACGGGTCATAGTTACTTGGTTTGCCTGAACCAATCTCGTAAAATGTCAAACCAGAATTATTTTTTTTGTGAGGATCAACCCCCCTTAAGATCAGAGGAATAACCGCTTCAGGTATCACCATTGACTGAGACACTATTCTATGAAGAACTGTACCCCCAGTTTCATCAATACGTTCATAATTGACATCGTACCCGAGGATAAACATGAGATACTCAATTGTTCTTCCTGAATTGGTAAAGGGCAGCTCCAAAACAGACAACCCATTTTTATCACGAACATTCAAATCTGCTCCCTGGTTGATTAGTTCTCGTGATAGTGGAATCTGCTTGCGTCTGGCTGCTTTAAGCAATGCAGTCTCACCAGATTTGTTTGTTGTATTTATATCCAAACCATTTAAGAGAAGATTGACTAATTCAACCTGATTTGCAAGCATAAAAGGCAGGTCTCCGTCCTCATCCGGCTGGTCGGCACAAAAATACCTTTGGAAAGTATAAAAACAGCAACTTCATAAGCATTGTTCTTTGCTGCCGTGTGCAGAAGTTTCGGAATCTCATTGTTTCTCAGAGAGTAGTTTGAGATTATCAATAAGTTCATCACTAACAGAACTTGCGTTTAATGCTCTAATTGTCGGTTTTGCACCTTTGTCCAACAATAATCTGGTGGGGATGTCAGTGAACCAGGTCTGCCGAAAGTTTGTTCCGTTGCGATCATCTCCGGAACTCCACAGTCGCCATCGATTTCCTGTTTAAAGAGTTACGAAGGTTGGCACGAACAACCTTTTGGGGAGGGATAACTAAGATGAGTCAGGGGGGGTTCGGTAAACCCATATTTTCTCTTCAGCATTCAAAACCTTTGATTAACAACACATAACTTTAAAGTAAATATTGTAAATTAGGGTGACATGACAAGTAAAAACTTATGTCAACAAAATTTTAATTTGGAAAAATACTATTTGCAAAAGAATTTTTCTGTAGCTAATTTTTAGAGGTCACATTTCTACCATACTGTCAAACCATCTGAAATTATGACTACTTTTAATTCATCTGGACAGAACTGGCCTGAAATTCCACATCCGGAGCTAATCAAAAAAGAGCTCGCGATGCTTGAGCCGAGTGCTGAAAAATTTGTAGCAGCAGAAAACAAACGATACTGGATCAGCTGTAAAAAATTAAGGACCGGGTCCTTTCTTCTTCAAATCAGGGATTTAAAGACCGGATTCAAAACGAATCTGTCCGGTATCACACAAAACCGGGCTGCGTTAATACTACAGGAAATTCTTGCAAACAGAAAAGGGTGGATTAAAAGTATTCCTTCGATGAGAGTATATGTAAATCGTAAACATAAATGGAAGGGGGTGTCTCTTCCCACCTGGCTTGCAATCGTCGTATATTTGCTGATGTCTCTCTATTTATATTTGTTCCGTTAAGCAACACTTGAATGTAGTTAGTAAAGCAGTGTGCCACATCTGGTAAATCTGATTATTGTCAGTCCGTGCTTCTCATTTTATTCATCCGTCTTTTCGGGGAAATCCGCACTGTCATTACTGAACGTGGCCAGTTATCTCATTGATGTCAGGTCCGGCGTCTCGTCAATTATTCGATATCGAAGGCGGTTTCACCAGAAGACTCTGCAATATCCGAAGTGTTAAAAGAAAAACCCTGCCGAAAGCAGAGAACTTATTTCATACTTCCGGACTCCAAAGCGTCAATCATTGAGAACAGCTTTTTCTCACTTTTCCCGGTAATCATTTTATCCAAAAACTCCACGGCATCAACCGTCCCCTCACCGTAAACCGCTC from Chitinispirillum alkaliphilum harbors:
- a CDS encoding Ankyrin encodes the protein MLANQVELVNLLLNGLDINTTNKSGETALLKAARRKQIPLSRELINQGADLNVRDKNGLSVLELPFTNSGRTIEYLMFILGYDVNYERIDETGGTVLHRIVSQSMVIPEAVIPLILRGVDPHKKNNSGLTFYEIGSGKPSNYDPFRFVVYSWDKSFIETSKLKFRSLDPEQKKEQMQRFTEFSHNFYRMEDIVEKGIDATSFKMDNNYPVLGAARRADLLNSWHCTAWDLT